The genomic DNA CGGTTTCTCAGGGTCAACGGCCCGATTTTACCGGGAGTGAACAGTATAGATTCTTTTTCCATATCTATTATGAGTTAATCATTCAATATATAAAAGGAATAACCCGTTTACGGTTTTCCAGTTCGTTACCAAACATCGCTTTGTATTTATGGTAGATGGTGTTTGCGCGAGGTACAAGGTTTGCAAATGTCCACCAAGCGAAAACAGCTCCGCTTGCACTCCAGGTCAGGATTGCAAATCCGCACCATTCCACGATTTCGCCAAAGTAGTTGGCTGATGTCACATATTTGAACAGGCCTTTTTTAGGCAGATAATGGTTCGTGTCGCCAGGCTTTCTGAGGTGGCGGACAATATGGTCTGACTGGATATTGATTGCCATGCCGGTGAAGAACAAGATTGTCCCGACTATAAATTGAGGGCTGTGCAGCCAGCTTTTCGTATACATATCCTGCGGTGCTAAGTAGAAAATCCATTCTCCCTGCATATAACCGTTCAGGAGGTTAAAGGTGATTCCCATAAGCATGATGCCTGCCGGCATTTTACTTTTGCCTTTTATCAACAGAGGAAAAATAAAAGATCGTTGGAAATAATGCAGTTCGAAGAATAAGAATATCAGGAACGGTACTGTCTCGAACTGTCGTTCCGATCCGTTCCATAACAAAAACATGACGATAAAAACCGGCGCTTCCATGCAAATCCAAGCAATCTTGTTCGGTATCGGAAGTCCCCATTTTTTATCGAACAACATTCCATAACCGGCTTCGACGAAATAAAGGGCTATGAAGACTATGGCGGCGATAGCTGCCATAACAATTAGAAATAAGGTGAAATGTTCAGTTGTCATTTTCGCGTGTTGATAATTTATAACCTTTTCCGTGAACGTTTATTATTTTGATGGTAGGATCATCTTGCAATAGTTTGCGTAATTTGGTGATATAAACATCCATGCTGCGGGCGCTGAAATAGTTATCGCTTCTCCATATGATCTGCAGGGCGTGCATCCTGTCTACCATATTGTTTGCGTGTTGGCACAGCAACGTAAGCAAATCGGCCTCTTTGGTTGTCAGCTTGGTTGTTTTGCCTTCTATGGACAAGATCTGTTTTTGCAAGTCGAATTTGAATTTTCCGAAAATATAAGTCCTGACCTCTTTCTTGCGTTGGGGCTGGTAACGGCTTTGTACTGCTTTAATCCGGGCTTGTAAGATATCTGTGTCAAGAGGTTTGCGTATCACATCGTCTGCATGGAACGAAAACAGCAATGCTATTTCTTCTCTCGTCGGATGTTCACACAAGAAAACGACAGGGATGATATTTTCCGAACTTTTGATCATGGCTGCCAATGTCCGTGTTTCTTTCGTGTCTATATCGTGGTTGATAATACAGAGTGTGAAATTTCTGGAAAGGAATCCCTCATATGCCGCTTCTTCCTGGTCGAATACTTGTGAGTTGTATCCAATAGCTTTTATATAGTCCTGGATGATAACTCCCTGATTATAGTCTTTGCTGAAAATGAGAATGTTAAAAAGATCGTTCATTATGTTATTAAATTGTTTTTTCGATGTTCCAGACAAAAGCACGTAATCCTTGCGCTTCCGTCTTCTGATCCATCTGATGAAGTATCTCCAGGAAATGGTCGACTTTTTCGTCATCGACCATTGCCAGGATTGCCGAGTTCAGTGTCGGCCAGGCATGACTTCCATAATGGGGCTCGCCGGTCTTACTTCCACGTCCCTGTACTTCGTTCCAGTATGTGAAGCCCCGGATATTGTTTCGGTCCATCACATTCAGGATCATTTCGTAATATGCTTGATTAAATGATACAAATATAGCTTTCATATTAACTTATTCCTAATTATTATTTATTCTTTTTTAGAAGATATTCCATTTTTTGCCATCTTGCGGCGTCTGCGCCGGACTCCGTTTCCGGCAAATACACTGTATACGACCGGTACGATTACCAGGGTGATCAATGTTGACACCGAAAGTCCCCATGCAACCGTCATACCCATCGAACGCCACATTTCCGAGCCTTCGCCTGTTCCGACAGCCATCGGGATCATACCCAATACGGTAGTCAAAGTGGTCATCAATACAGGGCGGAGGCGGGATTTTCCGGCAGTCACTACTGCGGTCAGGATTCCCATTCCTCTTTCCCGGCAGAGGATCGTGTAGTCGATCAGCACGATACCGTTCTTGACAACGATCCCCATCAGCATAATCAGGCCGATCAATGCCATAACGCCCAATGGGGTCTGTGTGATTGCCAGTCCCAAAATTATACCGGTGAAGGCGAAAGGAATGGAGAACATGATGACGAACGGGTCTGTCAGCGATTCGAACTGAGCAGCCATTACGATAAATACCAAAATGATGATCAGGACCATCAGGATTGTCAGGTCGAAGAAGGTGTCCATCTGGTCTTCGTATGTTCCTCCTAACTGCCAGCTGACATCCGAAGGTATATCCATTTCCTTCAGTTGATTCCGGGCAGCTGTTACGATATCGCTCATGGCTGCACCTTTTCCGACTACTGCCGATACGGTGATGACACGTTCACGGTCTTTGCGTTCAATGGTCGGAGGCGTCATTCGTTCTACTACTTTACCCAGGTCGCGGATACGGATTCCCTGACCGGCATTGTTATAAACCAGGATATTCTCGATGTCTTCAACCGACTGACGGAATTCTGGTGCGTAGCGTACTTTTATATCATACTCGTCACCGTCTTCGCGATATTTGGAAGCGGTAGAGCCGTTGATACGGTTACGCAAAGCCATAGCAGCCGTTGTGATATTCAATCCGTTGATCGCCAGCTTTTCCCGGTCGAAATCAACTTGATATTCGGGTATGTAGTCCTCACGGCTGATGTTGACTTGTGAACAACCTTTTACCTTACGCATCCTTTCGGCCAGTTCGGCGGCTACGGCATCGGTCCGGCCGAAATCGAAACCATAAATCTCGATGTCGACAGCGTTCTGTCCGCCCATACCTTCTTCCTGTCCGCCTTCGATCACCTTGAAGGTCTTGATCTCCGGATATTTTGCCAGGTCCTTACGCATCTCTTCACAGATTTCAACCATACCGCGTTCACGATCGCCGACACTCAGCATATTGATGTAATAGTCGATAATATGTGTTCCGTTATTACTCAATTGAGCCCAGGTATTATCGGAATCGGCTTGTCCCTCAGTGAAGTTACTGGTTTTTATTTCCGGATATTTCTGTCGGAACAGTTCGTCGATTTCAAGCGCCAGCTTACGGGTGATATCTTGGCGGGTTCCGACCGGTAACTCGATGTGAACACTGATCTGTGCGTTATCCTGAGTCGGGAAGAATTCCGTCTTGATAGTTGGAACCAATAGCATACTTCCCGCAAAGATCAAAGTCGCACCGAATATGACCGTTTTCCGGTGGCGTACTGCCCAATAAAGAAAACTGGAATAGCCACGGTCCAGCGCATCCAATGCCTTTTCGATCGGTGTGAAGAACAAGGTATACAAGCGGCCTTTTTTAGGATTCTGCCTGAGTAGTAGAGAACTCAACATCGGAGTCAGGGTCAAAGCACCGACTGTCGAAACGATCATGATGATACTGACGATCCACCCCAACTGTTTGAACAGAATACCCGCCATACCTGTCACCATTGTCAGGGGCAGGAACACGGCCAACATGGTCAGGGTTGAGGCGATTACAGAGATGGCCACTTCGTTTGTAGCATGTACGGCCGCTTGTTTCGGGGCACTACCTCTTTCGATATGGGTAGTAATGTTTTCCAGCACCACAATCGCGTCATCCACAACCATACCGATAGCAATAGAGAGTGAACTCAGCGAGATAATATTCAGTGTATTGCCGGATGCAAGCAAGTAAGCGAACGAGGCTATCAACGAGATCGGAATGGTCAGAATAATGATAAATGTCGCTCTCCATCGTCCGAGGAATACGAACACCACTAACATAACGATAATGAAGGTTATGAAAATGGTTTCTTTCAGACTGTCGATTGTATTCAAAATGTTAGTGGAGGTATCCATGATTACCCCTAACTTGACATCTGAAGGAAGGCTTTTTTGAATTTCCGGCAACTTCTGGTGAACCTTCTTGGCTATGTTCACCGAGTTGGCTCCCGATTGTTTTTGGATAACGATCATGCCGCCTTTTTTACCGTTATTGTAAGTCTCTTGGGCACGCTCTTCGATGCTGTCTTCAATGCGGGCAACATCACGCAGATAGATAGTCTTGTTATTTTTATGACCGATCACAAGATCGTCCATCTGATGCGCATCCGTAAATTCACCTTGTACACGGAGCGCATAGGCGTTGGAACCGATATCCACGCTGCCGCCTGGAGTGTTCCTGTTTTCCTGTGCGATGATAGCGGATATTCCTTCGATTGAAACTCCGTATGCTTCCAGTTTGTACGGATCACAATAGACTTGTATTTCACGTGCCGGCGTACCGGAAATGGAAACCGCTCCTACACCGCTGATACGTGCAAGCGGGTTCGATACCTTATCGTCCAGAATCTTGTACAGGGCGTTCGTGCTCTCTTCCGCCGTAACCGAAAGAATGATAATCGGTATATCGTTCGTTCCGAATTTGAAGATAATGGGATTGTCCACATCATCCGGCAGCATTGGCTCGGCAACGTCCAGTTTGTCGCGCACGTCGTTTGTCGCCACATCGATATCCGTACCATAGTCGAATTCTAGTGTGATGATCGAGATGTTTTCACGTGACTGTGACGTGATGTGTTTCAGGTCGCTGACACTGTTCAGCACGTTCTCCAACGGTTTGGAGACGTTCATTTCGATATCCGCAGCGCTGGCGCCGGCATAGGAGGTCATGACCATGATCGTGTTTGTCTCGATCTCTGGCAGCAGGTCCACTGATAATCTGGTTAATGAAAAAAGACCGAAGATCACGATTGCCACAAAGACAAGGGCAGTCGTAACCGGCTTTTTTACCGCTGTTGCATATAAGCTCATAGTGTTTGTCTCTTACTTTTCGATTTCTACTTCCATTCCGTTGTTTAGGCGGCTTTGACCGGATATTACAACCTGGTCGCCACTGTTTACCCCTGAAATGACTTCATATTTGTTTCCCATACGGCGTCCTAACTCCACTTTCTCGTAGTAAACTTTACCGTCTTTGTATACATATATATAGCGGTCTCCTGCACCGGACTGTTTTACGATGGCGAGATCCGGAGCGACCACATGGTTTTGTGTTCCGAAACCGATCGTCACGCGGGCGAACATCCCCGGACGGACACGTTCGTCATTGTTGTCGATTTTGATTTCGACAGGGAATGTGCGTGTATTCGGATCGATAGTCGGGTAAACCAGGCTGACTTTTCCTTTGAAAACTTCGTCTCCGTATACATCTAACCGGATGTCGACATCTTTTCCCTTTTTTACTTTCGTGAAAAGACTTTCGGATACGTTGATCAACAGTTTGACCGGACGAATCTGTTCTACGGTGAAGATCGGCGAACCTCCGCTATACATATCGCC from Parabacteroides merdae ATCC 43184 includes the following:
- a CDS encoding PG0541 family transporter-associated protein; this encodes MKAIFVSFNQAYYEMILNVMDRNNIRGFTYWNEVQGRGSKTGEPHYGSHAWPTLNSAILAMVDDEKVDHFLEILHQMDQKTEAQGLRAFVWNIEKTI
- a CDS encoding response regulator transcription factor, whose amino-acid sequence is MNDLFNILIFSKDYNQGVIIQDYIKAIGYNSQVFDQEEAAYEGFLSRNFTLCIINHDIDTKETRTLAAMIKSSENIIPVVFLCEHPTREEIALLFSFHADDVIRKPLDTDILQARIKAVQSRYQPQRKKEVRTYIFGKFKFDLQKQILSIEGKTTKLTTKEADLLTLLCQHANNMVDRMHALQIIWRSDNYFSARSMDVYITKLRKLLQDDPTIKIINVHGKGYKLSTRENDN
- a CDS encoding efflux RND transporter periplasmic adaptor subunit, whose protein sequence is METNKRQHFISLFILSLLLSCSGEKKDSAQTETVSNKAIVRIETVSAQDVEQISEFTATVEANISNNIAPQNPVRIEKLFAEVGDHVKAGQLLVKMDETNLKQTKIQLDNQELEFKRIDELYKVGGASKSAWDAQKTQLDVSRATYKNLQENTQLLSPITGIVTARNYDSGDMYSGGSPIFTVEQIRPVKLLINVSESLFTKVKKGKDVDIRLDVYGDEVFKGKVSLVYPTIDPNTRTFPVEIKIDNNDERVRPGMFARVTIGFGTQNHVVAPDLAIVKQSGAGDRYIYVYKDGKVYYEKVELGRRMGNKYEVISGVNSGDQVVISGQSRLNNGMEVEIEK
- a CDS encoding efflux RND transporter permease subunit, giving the protein MSLYATAVKKPVTTALVFVAIVIFGLFSLTRLSVDLLPEIETNTIMVMTSYAGASAADIEMNVSKPLENVLNSVSDLKHITSQSRENISIITLEFDYGTDIDVATNDVRDKLDVAEPMLPDDVDNPIIFKFGTNDIPIIILSVTAEESTNALYKILDDKVSNPLARISGVGAVSISGTPAREIQVYCDPYKLEAYGVSIEGISAIIAQENRNTPGGSVDIGSNAYALRVQGEFTDAHQMDDLVIGHKNNKTIYLRDVARIEDSIEERAQETYNNGKKGGMIVIQKQSGANSVNIAKKVHQKLPEIQKSLPSDVKLGVIMDTSTNILNTIDSLKETIFITFIIVMLVVFVFLGRWRATFIIILTIPISLIASFAYLLASGNTLNIISLSSLSIAIGMVVDDAIVVLENITTHIERGSAPKQAAVHATNEVAISVIASTLTMLAVFLPLTMVTGMAGILFKQLGWIVSIIMIVSTVGALTLTPMLSSLLLRQNPKKGRLYTLFFTPIEKALDALDRGYSSFLYWAVRHRKTVIFGATLIFAGSMLLVPTIKTEFFPTQDNAQISVHIELPVGTRQDITRKLALEIDELFRQKYPEIKTSNFTEGQADSDNTWAQLSNNGTHIIDYYINMLSVGDRERGMVEICEEMRKDLAKYPEIKTFKVIEGGQEEGMGGQNAVDIEIYGFDFGRTDAVAAELAERMRKVKGCSQVNISREDYIPEYQVDFDREKLAINGLNITTAAMALRNRINGSTASKYREDGDEYDIKVRYAPEFRQSVEDIENILVYNNAGQGIRIRDLGKVVERMTPPTIERKDRERVITVSAVVGKGAAMSDIVTAARNQLKEMDIPSDVSWQLGGTYEDQMDTFFDLTILMVLIIILVFIVMAAQFESLTDPFVIMFSIPFAFTGIILGLAITQTPLGVMALIGLIMLMGIVVKNGIVLIDYTILCRERGMGILTAVVTAGKSRLRPVLMTTLTTVLGMIPMAVGTGEGSEMWRSMGMTVAWGLSVSTLITLVIVPVVYSVFAGNGVRRRRRKMAKNGISSKKE
- a CDS encoding DUF1295 domain-containing protein, with protein sequence MTTEHFTLFLIVMAAIAAIVFIALYFVEAGYGMLFDKKWGLPIPNKIAWICMEAPVFIVMFLLWNGSERQFETVPFLIFLFFELHYFQRSFIFPLLIKGKSKMPAGIMLMGITFNLLNGYMQGEWIFYLAPQDMYTKSWLHSPQFIVGTILFFTGMAINIQSDHIVRHLRKPGDTNHYLPKKGLFKYVTSANYFGEIVEWCGFAILTWSASGAVFAWWTFANLVPRANTIYHKYKAMFGNELENRKRVIPFIY